The following DNA comes from Pseudomonas marginalis.
CTCCACCAGAAATTCACCGTCCAGCCCTTCCTTGAAGCCCTGCGCATTGATCTGCCGTTCAGCAAACAGATCCGTACGACCGACCATCTCCAGGCGAACTTCAGCGGTCGAGCGGTTGAACGCCGCGAGCCGCGCCTTGGCTGCTTGCTCGGCGGCGGATTTGTTCGGGTGGATATGCCGGTCGGTATGAACAGGCGGCAGACCTGCAGGCGCCTCGTCGTTCTCCAGGGTCAGGTTTACCAGCTCACCGGTTTTCTTGTTCTGGTACTTGGCCTTGACGGCTTTTTGCGTGGTGCGATCGGTGAAGCGAAATTGCCAGCGGCTGACGTCAGTCCGCCGGATGGTAATAGCCGGCAGACTCTTGCCACTGGCGGTCTGCCCGCTTTGGCGAGGTAGTACCAGCAACTTGCTGTCAGCGACCTTGGCCGTACAGTCGTGATCCTTGGCGAGCCGAGTGATGAAGTTGTAGTCCGACTCATTCAACTGATCGGCCCGAGGCACAACCGTGGCTACAGAGCATTCAGGCTTCCAGTCGTTGCGTGCCGCGATGTCGCTGACGATCTTGGACAACGGCACATTTTCCCAACTGCCGCTGCGGGTGGTTTTACCGCTGCCGCGCATATCGCTGGCCTTGCCACGAATAACTATCGTATCGGGTGGACCAGAGACCTCGACCCCATCGACGGTGTATCGTCCCAGTCGGGTCAGGGTTGATCCTACATAGCCCAGGTAGATCTCGATGTAGACACCGCGCTTGGGCAAGGCGACAGCGCCATCACGGTCATCGATCCGCAGCTCGAACTCGTCGGACTCCATTCCGGGCTTGTCCTGGGTGCGCAGTAACAATAAGCGGTCGTTGATCAGTGCGGTGATGTCAGCACCGTCCGCGACGATACGAAAAACTGGCTTCACGTTATAAACCTCCAGAAACGAAAAAGCCCTGCAAGTGCAGGGCTTTTAAATAGGTGCTCGTCAGACCCTCTGAACGAGCCTCTTGAGCGTGCCTAGAGTATTATTTATTAGCATCAGAGAGCATCCTCAGTCGATTATTACCCTGCTATCGTTTTGAACAAAGGCACCAATATTTCTGCGCCATGTTCATTTAGGTGATGGTCATCGTAATAAATAGGCAACCCATTACTTGAACCGCTACACTTGCCAGACGCACAAAGATATGGGAGCGGATCCAGT
Coding sequences within:
- a CDS encoding phage late control D family protein, with translation MKPVFRIVADGADITALINDRLLLLRTQDKPGMESDEFELRIDDRDGAVALPKRGVYIEIYLGYVGSTLTRLGRYTVDGVEVSGPPDTIVIRGKASDMRGSGKTTRSGSWENVPLSKIVSDIAARNDWKPECSVATVVPRADQLNESDYNFITRLAKDHDCTAKVADSKLLVLPRQSGQTASGKSLPAITIRRTDVSRWQFRFTDRTTQKAVKAKYQNKKTGELVNLTLENDEAPAGLPPVHTDRHIHPNKSAAEQAAKARLAAFNRSTAEVRLEMVGRTDLFAERQINAQGFKEGLDGEFLVESVEQVFTQSGWSTTVECNAGKKGKAKAAGKKKGKSKEVKVLEL